A stretch of Triticum aestivum cultivar Chinese Spring chromosome 1D, IWGSC CS RefSeq v2.1, whole genome shotgun sequence DNA encodes these proteins:
- the LOC123181171 gene encoding uncharacterized protein codes for MAPKKSITKEEAERIYMLCWISYVPVSGDIRRIPPRRIVLYPDIFQTVWGWDRLLPHDIECEEFYFDYLRQYYERNRLDYVAAADGQSKPQDWPLKAPPEGVPKCIPNGKHPLAAAAKHCLKMEVRFMSVWKDRPIHNVKELSEKIQERVSRLIILGREFSEPAAASLVCIANEASLARELLRRGAKANDKEINLCNCIRHCALSLMFMSGPHSEASAAAMVGVAKEARKICEWMKSTKECCVFRSYSRIHELCLCDEIRVATFDVLKHILSNSTGGKEPFVLMDFAIKRNRRKHQNTMEGTSDESLLHEPRHEGKSVLGLDDNNGEFDARMIAPQMDLLREQTNGLANSRRESDNSAVERAHHLKPILGIREHLSEKENQVLAPEEQEQCYEGKNLELGDNNGKLDALMIDHETDLLREQKTKGLANSRRESDNSEVERAHHIKPVLGIREHLSEKDNQGEKGIVGKQSVEQVSSTQRKASYCTISTTQNHLNSISVGYKPNIVNQADMLTPDCGQRIPKHPALLDKRSLLACIARAVSASHNNQTKISSTLPNRLGKMLAPLHWRDYRKDYGKLDDFLAEHQELFVIEGDFVHLREEAEHITRALLLHTS; via the exons ATGGCCCCGAAGAAGTCCATCACCAAAGAAGAAGCGGAGAGAATATACATGCTATGTTGGATCAGCTACGTGCCAGTTTCGGGTGATATCCGCAGGATACCGCCGAGACGGATTGTTCTATACCCAG ATATCTTTCAGACAGTGTGGGGTTGGGATCGGCTCCTTCCACACGACATTGAGTGCGAGGAGTTTTATTTTGATTACCTCCGCCAGTATTACGAACGCAATCGCCTGGACTACGTCGCGGCTGCCGACGGCCAGTCAAAGCCTCAGGACTGGCCGCTCAAAGCCCCACCAGAGGGTGTTCCCAAATGCATCCCGAATGGGAAGCATCCTCTCGCTGCTGCTGCCAaacac TGCCTGAAGATGGAGGTGCGGTTCATGTCAGTGTGGAAGGATCGACCCATACACAACGTCAAAGAACTGAGTGAAAAGATCCAGGAGCGTGTCAGTCGCCTCATCATCCTGGGGCGAGAATTCTCTGAACCTGCGGCCGCCAGCTTGGTG TGTATCGCTAACGAGGCCTCTCTGGCTCGTGAGCTGCTGAGACgcggggctaaagccaacgacaaGGAGATCAACTTATGCAACTGCATCCGCCACTGTGCGCTGAGTCTTATGTTCATGTCAGGACCGCATTCTGAGGCCTCCGCTGCTGCTATGGTG GGCGTTGCCAAGGAGGCCAGGAAGATCTGTGAGTGGATGAAGAGTACGAAAGAGTGTTGTGTTTTTCGATCTTACTCCAGAATCCATGAGTTGTGCCTTTGTGATGAAATCCGGGTTGCAACCTTTGATGTTTTGAAGCACATACTGTCGAATTCTACAGG GGGCAAAGAGCCATTTGTGCTTATGGATTTTGCAATTAAGAGGAACAGGAGAAAGCACCAAAATACCATGGAAGGAACTTCAGATGAATCTTTATTACAT GAACCACGTCATGAAGGGAAGAGCGTCCTTGGCCTGGATGACAACAATGGGGAATTCGATGCTCGGATGATTGCTCCTCAAATG GATCTTCTTAGAGAACAGACCAACGGTCTAGCAAATTCGAG AAGGGAAAGTGATAATTCTGCAGTTGAAAGAGCCCATCACCTGAAACCAATTCTTGGTATCCGAGAACACCTGTCAGAAAAAGAAAACCAGGTTCTTGCACCAGAGGAGCAG GAACAATGTTATGAAGGGAAGAACCTTGAGCTGGGTGACAACAATGGGAAATTGGATGCTCTGATGATTGATCATGAAACA GATCTTCTTAGAGAACAGAAGACCAAGGGTCTAGCAAATTCCAG AAGGGAAAGTGATAATTCTGAAGTTGAAAGAGCCCATCACATTAAACCAGTTCTTGGTATCCGAGAACACCTGTCAGAAAAAGACAACCAG GGTgagaaaggtatagttggcaagcaatcTGTGGAGCAGGTATCTAGTACTCAGAGGAAAGCTTCATATTGTACCATATCAACTACCCAGAACCACTTGAACAGTATTTCAGTTGGGTACAAGCCTAATATTGTGAATCAGGCTGACATGCTTACACCGGACTGTGGTCAGCGCATACCAAAGCACCCTGCCCTTCTAGACAAGAGATCTCTTCTTGCATGCATTGCTCGTGCAGTTTCTGCTAGTCACAATAACCAAACCAAGATTAGTTCAACT CTGCCAAATAGGCTTGGAAAAATGTTGGCCCCTCTTCATTGGCGTGACTATCGGAAGGATTATGGGAAACTAGATGATTTTTTGGCTGAGCATCAAGAG CTCTTTGTGATTGAAGGAGACTTTGTTCACCTTCGTGAAGAAGCAGAACATATTACAAGAGCTCTTCTGCTCCATACTAGTT GA